The following are encoded in a window of Chiloscyllium plagiosum isolate BGI_BamShark_2017 chromosome 11, ASM401019v2, whole genome shotgun sequence genomic DNA:
- the mrps14 gene encoding 28S ribosomal protein S14, mitochondrial — MLAFCLLQLLTWIPGGNVGQVRNYYVDWRMLRDVKRRKMAFEYADERRRLNAIRKNTILPKELQEIADQEIASLPRDSCPVRIRNRCVLTSRPRGVKRRWRLSRIVFRHLADHNQMSGIQRAMW, encoded by the exons ATGCTTGCATTTTGCCTCTTGCAGCTGTTGACGTGGATACCAGGAGGGAATGTGGGGCAAGTTCGTAATTACTATGTCGACTGGCGAATGCTGCGAGATGTGAAAAGGAGGAAAATGGCCTTTGAGTACGCAGATGAAAGACGGCGACTTAATGCGATACGGAAAAACACTATCTTGCCGAAGGAACTGCAG GAGATTGCTGACCAGGAGATCGCTAGCCTACCAAGAGACAGTTGCCCAGTTCGGATCCGCAATCGCTGTGTCCTCACCTCTCGGCCGCGGGGCGTCAAGCGTAGATGGCGCCTCAGCCGGATCGTGTTCCGCCATCTCGCTGACCACAACCAGATGTCTGGTATCCAGCGTGCCATGTGGTAG